In Juglans regia cultivar Chandler chromosome 5, Walnut 2.0, whole genome shotgun sequence, the following are encoded in one genomic region:
- the LOC109017731 gene encoding transcription factor PCL1-like: MGEEVKMTEYQGVALDQNGGHDDRVSEWESGLPGADDLTPLSQTLIPPELASAFSISPEPYRTAIEVNRASQTTLSTLRGQHSSKGFWSSDNFKSFDETRGGDPMVVEEADETTDPDGSGSGSGSEPRKSRRIDCAELEADSALRAENSADDPSSAARTLKRPRLVWTPQLHKRFVDVVGHLGIKSAVPKTIMQLMNVEGLTRENVASHLQKYRLYLKRMHGLSIEGPSSSEHQLFASTPVPPQSLQEAAAGTALVHGNGHVPMPIPMPYPPPPMMPMPVLGVGHMGMSVGSHGFDSHNPYNMMQQRDWSENNNAYGSMVSYPYVVPNDK; encoded by the coding sequence ATGGGTGAGGAGGTGAAGATGACCGAGTACCAAGGAGTGGCTCTGGACCAGAATGGTGGCCATGACGACCGAGTGTCCGAGTGGGAGTCGGGCCTTCCCGGCGCCGACGATCTCACTCCGTTGTCTCAGACTCTTATCCCGCCGGAACTTGCCTCGGCGTTTAGTATATCTCCAGAACCCTACCGGACCGCCATCGAGGTCAACCGGGCTTCGCAGACCACGCTCTCCACTCTCCGTGGGCAACACTCCTCCAAGGGATTTTGGTCCAGCGATAATTTCAAGTCCTTCGACGAGACCCGGGGCGGTGACCCTATGGTCGTTGAGGAAGCGGACGAGACTACTGATCCGGATGGGTCGggttccggttccggttctGAGCCTCGGAAATCTCGGAGGATCGACTGTGCGGAATTGGAAGCCGATTCGGCTCTGCGCGCCGAGAACTCGGCGGATGACCCCTCGTCCGCTGCCCGGACCTTGAAACGGCCCCGTTTGGTCTGGACCCCGCAGCTTCACAAGCGGTTTGTGGACGTGGTGGGCCATCTCGGGATTAAAAGCGCAGTCCCAAAGACAATTATGCAGCTGATGAACGTGGAGGGCTTGACCCGCGAGAACGTGGCGAGCCATCTGCAGAAGTACCGCCTTTACCTCAAGAGAATGCATGGATTATCGATCGAGGGCCCCTCCTCCTCTGAACACCAGCTCTTCGCGTCGACGCCAGTGCCGCCGCAGAGCCTACAAGAGGCTGCCGCCGGGACTGCTCTTGTGCACGGAAACGGGCACGTGCCCATGCCGATTCCGATGCCGTACCCCCCACCGCCGATGATGCCGATGCCCGTTCTTGGCGTCGGCCACATGGGTATGTCGGTGGGCAGTCACGGGTTCGACTCACACAACCCGTACAATATGATGCAACAGAGGGATTGGTCGGAGAATAATAATGCCTACGGCTCTATGGTGTCGTACCCTTATGTCGTGCCTAACGATAAAtga
- the LOC109017722 gene encoding uncharacterized protein LOC109017722, with amino-acid sequence MTTTSLSLSPKPFLSIFKSKPKCFLNTHLSSLPFTSQNVFSSKRTNLSHNLPREFTRPSTQIWRVSAASEGGDVLPIEATPLLENSQELVSTSDDGVSTIISTLLFIGFIGLSVLTIGVIYIAVTDFLQKREREKFEKEEAAKEKKSGKKKKVRAKAGPKGFGQRTDDRDDD; translated from the exons ATGACTACCACATCTTTATCTCTATCTCCCAAACcgtttctttccattttcaagTCAAAACCTAAATGTTTCCTCAACACCCATCTTTCATCCTTGCCATTTACCTCACAAAACGTTTTCTCATCCAAAAGGACCAATCTTTCACACAATTTACCTCGTGAATTTACTCGACCAAGCACCCAAATTTGGAGAGTCTCTGCTGCCTCTGAAGGAGGAGACGTTCTGCCAATAGAAGCCACCCCACTACTAGAGAATTCTCAGGAGCTAGTATCCACGAGTGACGATGGTGTCTCCACCATCATATCAACTCTTCTCTTCATTGGTTTTATTGGTCTGTCTGTTCTCACTATTGGG GTTATCTACATAGCTGTGACAGATTTCTTgcagaagagggagagagagaagtttgagaaagaagaggctgctaaagaaaagaagagtgggaagaagaaaaaggtaaGAGCAAAGGCTGGACCGAAGGGGTTCGGCCAAAGGACCGATGATAGAGATGATGATTAG
- the LOC109017702 gene encoding E3 ubiquitin-protein ligase RDUF2-like, with protein MSSPATSYWCYRCTRFIRMWAQENTITCPHCDGGFIEEIDASPSSDNPHPRLAASAMYMFGNNAQDSEHAPALVSRRSRRSPGNRSPFNPVIVLRGVSADPVGDGDGERNSFELYYDDGAGSGLRPLPATMSEFLMGSGFERLLEQLAQLEVTGLGRPENPPASKAAIESLPTIEIVDSHVGSESHCAVCKEAFELGVEAREMPCKHIYHSDCILPWLSLRNSCPVCRHELPSERNEGDNSEEDTVGLTIWRLPGGGFAVGRFSGGRRAAAERELPVVYTEMDGGLGAGGAPRRVSWASRRSRGRESGGFRRAFRNFFSFWRSRPDSSSAHSGSESRSMSRSQSHSGSVFSRYVRRRNNAWVLGDQSGNGR; from the coding sequence ATGTCGTCGCCTGCAACGTCTTATTGGTGTTACAGATGCACGCGCTTCATTCGGATGTGGGCCCAAGAAAATACCATCACCTGCCCCCACTGCGATGGAGGGTTCATCGAGGAGATCGACGCCTCTCCTTCGTCGGATAATCCCCACCCTCGGTTGGCAGCCTCCGCCATGTATATGTTTGGAAACAACGCTCAAGATTCTGAGCACGCCCCCGCCCTGGTTTCCCGCCGGAGCCGCCGTAGCCCTGGCAACCGGTCGCCGTTCAACCCGGTTATCGTCCTACGCGGAGTATCGGCAGACCCCGTAGGCGACGGTGACGGAGAGAGGAACAGCTTCGAGTTGTATTACGACGACGGAGCTGGGTCCGGGCTTCGTCCCCTGCCGGCGACCATGTCAGAGTTCTTGATGGGTTCGGGTTTCGAACGTTTGCTGGAGCAGCTGGCCCAGCTGGAAGTGACCGGGCTCGGACGTCCCGAGAATCCACCCGCATCTAAGGCCGCGATAGAGTCTCTACCGACGATCGAAATCGTGGACAGCCACGTCGGCTCCGAGTCCCACTGCGCCGTCTGCAAGGAAGCCTTCGAGCTCGGCGTGGAGGCCCGCGAGATGCCGTGCAAGCACATATACCACTCAGACTGCATCCTCCCATGGCTTTCTCTACGAAACTCGTGCCCGGTTTGCCGGCACGAGTTGCCGAGCGAGCGAAACGAGGGCGATAATTCGGAAGAAGACACGGTTGGGTTGACCATATGGAGGCTACCGGGAGGTGGGTTTGCTGTGGGGAGGTTCTCTGGGGGGAGAAGAGCAGCTGCGGAGAGAGAACTACCGGTTGTGTACACGGAAATGGATGGTGGGCTTGGTGCTGGTGGGGCTCCGAGAAGGGTTTCGTGGGCTTCAAGAAGGAGTAGAGGGAGGGAGAGTGGTGGGTTCCGCAGGGCTTTCCggaatttcttctccttctGGAGGTCGAGGCCTGATTCTTCGTCTGCGCACTCTGGGTCTGAATCTCGGTCTATGAGCAGAAGTCAGAGTCATTCGGGTTCGGTGTTCAGTAGGTACGTGCGAAGGCGGAACAACGCTTGGGTTTTGGGGGATCAGAGTGGGAATGGGAGGTGA
- the LOC109017714 gene encoding pumilio homolog 2-like — protein MLSELGRRPMLGGNEGSFGDEFETEIGLLLREQRSRQDADDLERELNMYRSGSAPPTVEGSLSAVGGLFGGGAAAAGASGGGGSTFSDFSGSKNGNGFASEEELRSDPSYLSYYYSNVNLNPRLPPPLLSKEDWRFAQRLKGGSSVLDGIGDRRKVNRADDGGSRSLFSMPPGFSTRKQETKLESDKGHGSAEWGGDGLIGLPSLGLGSKQKSLAEIFQDDLGRASPVNGFPSRPASRNAFDENVEMVGSAEAELAHLRRELKTSDALRSGANGSSAVQNMGAPSYTYAAALGASLSRSGTPDPQLVARAPSPCLTPIGGGRAGPSEKRGITSPNSFNGVSSSINDSADLVVALSGMNFSTNGKLDDETRMSSQIEQDINKQQNYLFSLQGSQNHSKQHSYLNKSESGHLHMHSDPQSAKVLYSDSVKGTGAGSELNNSPSDRQVELQNSALSSGNSYLRGSTNGGGGFPAQYQHIDATNSSFANYDLSGYSVNPPLASMMASQVGTGNLPPFYENVAAASAIAAPGMDSRVLAGGLLSGAAASEAHNHGRMGSQMPGSAVQASFVDPMYLQYFRTSEYAAQLAALNDPSMDRNYLGNSYMNLYELQKAYLGALLSQQKSQYGLPLGSKSGGSNHHGYYGSPAFGVGMSYPGSPMAGSVIPNSPVGPGSPMRYNELNMRFPTGTRNLAGGVMGPWHLDAGFNVDESFASSLLEEFKSNKTKSFELSEISRHVVEFSADQYGSRFIQQKLETATTEEKTMVYQEIMPQALALMTDVFGNYVVQKFFEHGLPSQRRELANKLFGHVLTLSLQMYGCRVIQKAIEVVDLDQKIKMVEELDGNVMRCVRDQNGNHVIQKCIECVPEDKIDFIVSTFFDQVVTLSTHPYGCRVIQRVLEHCNDPTTQSKVMDEILGAVSMLAQDQYGNYVVQHVLEHGKPHERSAIIKELAGNIVQMSQQKFASNVVEKCLTFGGPSERLLLVNEMLGSTDENEPLQAMMKDQFANYVVQKVLETCDDQQRELILSRIKVHLSALKKYTYGKHIVARVEKLVAAGERRIAAQSPHPA, from the exons ATGTTGAGTGAATTGGGAAGGAGACCGATGCTTGGAGGTAACGAAGGATCGTTTGGGGATGAGTTCGAGACGGAGATAGGACTGTTGCTCCGCGAGCAGCGTAGTCGGCAAGATGCTGATGATCTCGAACGTGAGCTTAATATGTATAGAAGTGGGTCTGCTCCTCCAACGGTGGAGGGTTCATTGAGTGCCGTTGGTGGGTTGTTTGGCGGTGGTGCTGCTGCTGCTGGCGCCAGTGGTGGAGGCGGTAGCACCTTTTCGGATTTTTCTGGAAGTAAGAACGGAAATGGGTTTGCGTCTGAGGAGGAACTTAGGTCCGATCCATCTTATCTTTCCTACTATTACTCGAATGTAAACCTCAATCCGCGACTTCCGCCTCCTTTGCTCTCGAAGGAGGATTGGAGGTTTGCACAAAGATTGAAAGGGGGGAGTTCGGTGCTGGATGGGATTGGAGACAGGAGGAAGGTGAACAGGGCCGACGATGGTGGCAGTAGGTCATTGTTTTCGATGCCCCCGGGGTTTAGCACGAGGAAACAAGAAACTAAGCTTGAGTCAGACAAAGGACATGGCTCTGCAGAGTGGGGTGGTGATGGACTGATTGGTTTGCCGAGTTTAGGACTCGGGAGCAAACAAAAGAGCCTAGCTGAAATCTTTCAG GATGACTTGGGGCGTGCATCTCCTGTCAATGGGTTTCCGTCTCGTCCAGCCAGCCGCAATGCTTTTGATGAGAATGTTGAAATGGTAGGATCTGCTGAAGCAGAGCTAGCTCATTTGCGCCGTGAGCTGAAAACCTCTGATGCTTTACGATCTGGGGCAAATGGATCATCTGCTGTCCAAAACATGGGCGCTCCTTCATATACTTATGCAGCTGCTCTTGGTGCTTCCCTGTCAAGAAGTGGAACTCCAGATCCCCAACTCGTTGCTAGGGCTCCTAGCCCTTGCCTTACTCCTATTGGAGGAGGCAGGGCTGGCCCATCTGAAAAGAGAGGCATTACTAGTCCAAACTCATTTAATGGTGTCTCATCTAGCATCAATGATTCGGCAGATCTGGTAGTTGCTTTGTCTGGCATGAATTTTTCAACTAATGGTAAGCTAGATGATGAAACTCGCATGTCATCACAGATTGAACAGGACATcaacaaacaacaaaattatctaTTCAGTCTACAAGGTAGTCAGAATCATAGCAAGCAACATTCATACTTAAATAAATCGGAATCGGGGCATTTGCATATGCATTCTGATCCTCAATCAGCAAAAGTATTGTATTCTGATTCGGTTAAGGGCACTGGGGCTGGGTCAGAGCTGAACAACTCTCCCTCTGATAGGCAAGTGGAACTGCAAAATTCTGCTCTTTCGTCTGGTAATTCATACTTAAGAGGATCTACTAATGGTGGAGGTGGGTTCCCTGCTCAGTATCAGCATATAGATGCCACAAATTCGTCATTTGCTAACTATGATTTAAGTGGTTACAGTGTAAATCCACCTCTGGCATCCATGATGGCTAGCCAAGTTGGAACTGGTAACCTGCCACCCTTCTATGAAAATGTTGCTGCAGCATCTGCTATTGCAGCTCCTGGGATGGACTCGAGAGTTCTTGCAGGAGGTTTGCTTTCTGGAGCTGCTGCTTCTGAAGCGCATAATCATGGTAGAATGGGTAGCCAAATGCCTGGGAGTGCTGTTCAGGCATCATTTGTGGATCCAATGTATCTTCAGTACTTTAGGACATCTGAGTATGCAGCACAGCTTGCTGCTCTTAATGATCCTTCTATGGATAGGAATTACTTAGGTAACTCATACATGAATTTATATGAGCTCCAGAAAGCTTATCTTGGGGCTCTTCTATCCCAGCAGAAGTCTCAGTATGGTCTTCCATTGGGCAGCAAGTCTGGTGGTTCTAATCATCATGGTTATTATGGGAGTCCTGCATTTGGGGTTGGCATGTCTTATCCTGGAAGTCCAATGGCAGGTTCTGTTATTCCTAACTCTCCAGTTGGACCTGGTAGTCCTATGAGGTACAATGAGCTGAACATGCGTTTTCCTACTGGCACGAGGAACTTAGCAGGGGGCGTCATGGGACCCTGGCACCTGGATGCTGGATTTAACGTGGATGAAAGCTTTGCATCTTCACTACTAGAAGAATTTAAGAGCAATAAAACTAAGTCTTTTGAACTTTCTGAAATTTCTCGTCATGTTGTTGAATTTAG TGCGGATCAGTATGGGAGCCGATTTATTCAACAGAAACTTGAAACAGCAACAACAGAAGAGAAAACCATGGTTTATCAGGAAATCATGCCCCAAGCTCTTGCTTTAATGACTGATGTGTTTGGTAATTATGTTGTTCAGAAG TTTTTCGAGCATGGACTTCCATCCCAGAGAAGGGAATTGGCTAACAAGCTTTTTGGTCATGTGCTGACACTTAGCCTTCAAATGTATGGTTGTCGAGTAATCCAGAAG GCAATAGAAGTTGTTGATCTGGACCAGAAGATCAAAATGGTTGAAGAGCTTGATGGTAATGTCATGCGCTGTGTACGTGATCAGAATGGGAACCATGTCATCCAGAAATGTATTGAATGTGTTCCTGAAGATAAAATTGACTTTATTGTCTCAACATTTTTTGACCAAGTTGTCACCCTTTCCACACATCCATATGGCTGTCGGGTGATACAG AGAGTACTAGAACACTGCAATGACCCAACAACTCAAAGTAAAGTTATGGATGAGATTTTAGGAGCTGTTAGCATGTTAGCACAAGATCAGTATGGCAATTACGTTGTTCAG CATGTGCTGGAGCATGGAAAGCCTCACGAGCGTTCTGctattattaaagaattagCTGGGAATATAGTTCAAATGAGTCAGCAGAAGTTTGCTTCCAATGTTGTGGAAAAGTGTTTAACTTTTGGTGGTCCTAGTGAACGCTTGCTACTAGTGAATGAGATGCTTGGTTCTACTGATGAAAATGAGCCGCTTCAG GCAATGATGAAAGATCAGTTTGCAAACTATGTTGTACAAAAAGTGCTGGAGACTTGTGACGACCAGCAGCGTGAGCTTATCCTCTCACGGATTAAAGTTCATTTGAGTGCGTTGAAAAAATACACTTACGGAAAGCACATTGTTGCACGAGTAGAGAAACTTGTTGCTGCTGGGG AAAGGAGGATCGCCGCTCAGTCTCCACACCCTGCTTAG